A window of the Henckelia pumila isolate YLH828 chromosome 3, ASM3356847v2, whole genome shotgun sequence genome harbors these coding sequences:
- the LOC140892433 gene encoding serine/threonine-protein kinase UCN-like, which yields MEEISTTAPPELQLDNLRAIKVLGKGATGTVFLIHHNSSHLPFALKVVEKSSAHRRALHEISVLRRLSATIPHPFLPYLIASFENQEFISWAIPYCPGGDLNVLRYRQNDHVFSPAVIRFYLAEIVCALEHLHERGIVYRDLKPENILVQQSGHVTLTDFDLSRDFMPRKPGNRCFCSDQEEKVNPVPTKNRKFPRGFVLHKKKLAKSARVSPVSRRNPSDFPTNERSNSFVGTEEYVSPEVIRGDGHEFSVDWWALGVLCYEMLYGKTPFKGRNRKETFGKIMLAEPEYMGKPSAVTDLIGKLLEKDPTRRLGYRRGACEIKEHHFFHGLRWDLLTELLRPPFVPSSDDDAELTGGGIDVREYFQKSKLPPSPSRDESSPRNVSLTEF from the coding sequence ATGGAAGAGATCAGTACCACTGCGCCGCCGGAGCTCCAACTGGACAACCTACGAGCCATCAAAGTACTAGGCAAAGGTGCCACTGGCACAGTTTTCCTCATCCACCACAATTCTTCCCACCTCCCTTTCGCCCTCAAGGTAGTGGAGAAATCCTCTGCCCACCGCCGTGCACTCCACGAAATATCGGTTCTCCGCCGACTCTCCGCCACTATTCCTCACCCATTCCTCCCGTACCTCATCGCCTCCTtcgaaaatcaagaattcattaGCTGGGCCATCCCTTACTGCCCCGGAGGTGACCTCAATGTTCTCCGATATCGCCAAAACGACCACGTTTTCTCCCCCGCCGTCATCCGCTTCTACCTGGCTGAAATCGTATGCGCTCTCGAGCACCTTCACGAGCGAGGCATTGTGTACAGGGACCTCAAACCGGAAAACATCCTCGTACAGCAGTCGGGCCACGTGACGCTCACCGACTTCGACCTGTCGCGCGACTTCATGCCCAGAAAGCCCGGGAATCGATGCTTCTGCTCCGATCAAGAGGAAAAAGTTAATCCGGTGCCGACGAAGAACAGAAAGTTCCCCCGCGGCTTCGTGCTTCACAAGAAGAAATTAGCAAAGAGTGCTCGCGTTTCCCCCGTGAGCAGGAGGAATCCCAGTGATTTTCCGACCAATGAGCGTTCGAATTCCTTCGTGGGCACCGAGGAATACGTTTCGCCGGAGGTTATACGAGGTGACGGGCATGAGTTCTCCGTAGATTGGTGGGCTCTTGGCGTTCTTTGCTACGAAATGCTGTACGGGAAGACCCCGTTCAAGGGGAGGAATCGTAAGGAGACATTCGGCAAAATAATGTTAGCTGAGCCGGAGTACATGGGGAAACCCAGTGCCGTGACGGACCTGATTGGAAAGCTGCTGGAAAAGGATCCCACACGCCGACTGGGTTACCGGCGGGGCGCCTGCGAGATCAAGGAACACCACTTCTTTCACGGATTGAGATGGGATTTGCTGACGGAACTGCTACGGCCGCCGTTTGTCCCTTCATCCGATGACGACGCGGAGTTGACGGGCGGTGGGATCGACGTCAGAGAATATTTCCAGAAATCCAAGCTTCCGCCTTCGCCGTCACGGGATGAGTCCTCTCCACGTAACGTTTCCTTAACGGAGTTCTAA
- the LOC140888758 gene encoding uncharacterized protein, whose amino-acid sequence MANQNGDHPNLEELIAQAVQRALAERGEANPLHLEHNAHLDDIKKLKEEMEQLRKKQAGYLATTTRNIPFTQAILDADLPKQFKLPHVGEYDGKGDPEDHLARFENAALLHKYSDQIKCRAFLTTLIGPAQQWFNMLRPGEIKEFKDFSKSFVHHFASSKKHPTTTFSLFAIKQREHENLRAYIRRFSALALEVPTATPDLLISAFMQGLDTKDFLKSLI is encoded by the coding sequence ATGGCTAATCAGAATGGAGATCACCCAAATTTAGAGGAATTAATAGCTCAGGCTGTTCAGAGGGCTTTGGCAGAAAGAGGAGAGGCCAATCCTCTGCACCTTGAGCACAACGCCCACCTCGATGATATCAAAAAGTTGAAAGAGGAGATGGAGCAGCTAAGGAAAAAACAGGCCGGGTACCTAGCTACTACAACAAGAAACATTCCTTTTACTCAGGCGATATTGGACGCCGACCTCCCCAAGCAGTTCAAATTGCCTCATGTTGGAGAATATGATGGCAAGGGAGATCCTGAAGACCATTTAGCGCGCTTCGAGAATGCAGCTCTGTTGCATAAATATTCTGATCAGATTAAGTGTCGGGCTTTTCTTACTACTCTCATAGGACCAGCCCAGCAATGGTTCAATATGTTACGCCCCGGAGAGATCAAGGAATTCAAGGATTTTAGCAAATCCTTCGTGCACCACTTCGCCAGTAGCAAAAAGCATCCTACCACTACTTTCAGTCTCTTCGCAATCAAGCAAAGGGAGCATGAAAATTTGAGAGCATATATCCGCAGGTTTAGTGCCTTGGCTCTTGAGGTACCCACTGCGACACCAGATCTGCTTATCAGTGCTTTCATGCAAGGGCTGGatacaaaagattttctcaAATCCCTAATATAA
- the LOC140888757 gene encoding uncharacterized protein, translating to MEEIQVSRAAMKRERPKSPKGNRVPNNNTGMGQPFRPVLLGEFTSLTPLRMNKVRALQICDDRKLTQRPPWAEKGPRNRESDKYCHFHNEYGYTTEDCRQLDQEIERIIQQHSEIKNILTRQERYRPNRGQGGRSRQRARTAPPHEDFNQPNQEQLRDDRAHQRPAPPARGIINMISGGPTDGDSNRARKTSSRKLMNMEIDNQIVHTGPTLSFGPEDMKGVASNHNDALVIRAMIANYDVARIFVDSGSSVNVLFQEAISQMDLGQYKIEPDVTSLFGFTGHAIRPVGLVHLPLTLGKSSIRKTRIVSFIIVDAPSAYNAILGRPAMTTFMAVASALHQKIKFPVGNEVGEVEGDQIIARKCYVEEVRIEQKVVRTDNVGRPGLSMMEKVNLIEDTSVTTEEEIEEIMISPPSGVVKIAHTLETRLKQPLLECLEKNKDVFAWLVSDLTGVHREVAEHKLNIIKSYRPIIQKKRHFGPEKDAVIKEQVDELLRAGHIEEIYFPTWLSNIVLVPKSSGKWRMCVDFRDLNKACPKDCYPLPKIDQLVDSTAGHELLCFLDAYQGYHQIPLAREDKDKVSFVTSTGTYCYVVMPFGLKNAGATYQRLMDKVFEQQIGKNIEVYVYDILVKTRTTDQFITDLTQTFQTLKRYKLKLNPNKCTFGVRAGKFLGYMVTQRGIKTNPEKVQAIISMSSPKNIQEVQRLTGRITALARFISRSADKSLPFFKALRKTKNFEWNEESEKAFQDLKAYLKQLPVLNKPTQGEELFLYLAVTPRAVSSVLVKKDGMNHQPVYFVSHALRGPELNYLTQEKLALALIITARKLRPYFLSHPITVLTNSALGKIAANPDVSGRLVRWITELSEYDIKYEARTAIKAQALADFLAETIQLEQEELWKIFVDGSSCKSGSGAGIVIISPWGEETKISIRLDFRASNNEAEYEALLLGLKAARNLGVSRAILYFDSQLAIQQSNGKFEVKDDKMRKYANALDKAKEGFTDLKLELIPRTENIKADHLARLASVLSDRPDPIVTGRELVSQLETLDDMLAQVPEGDWRYDIHKYLTTKELPSDNKKAREVKRRALRFVMINQILFKRSFSQPLLKCLGPDEANYVLREIHEGSCGSHLGSLALARKALLAGFFWPTMRKDSSALVNSCYNCQRHANLQWRPAEYMKAVVAACPFDQWKMDIVGPFPISTGQRKFLLVAVDYFSKWVEAEPLAKITENEVLNFL from the coding sequence ATGGAAGAAATACAGGTTTCTAGAGCTGCTATGAAGAGGGAACGACCAAAAAGTCCAAAGGGCAATAGGGTTCCTAACAATAATACGGGAATGGGACAGCCATTTCGGCCCGTTTTGTTGGGAGAGTTCACTTCTCTCACCCCTTTACGCATGAACAAAGTACGAGCTTTACAAATTTGTGACGATCGTAAACTCACGCAGAGGCCTCCCTGGGCTGAGAAGGGACCTCGTAACAGGGAATCAGATAAATATTGTCACTTTCACAATGAGTATGGGTATACGACGGAGGACTGTCGTCAATTAGatcaagaaattgaaagaataatACAGCAACactctgaaataaaaaatatattgaccCGTCAGGAAAGGTATCGCCCGAACAGGGGACAGGGAGGAAGGTCAAGACAAAGAGCCAGGACTGCTCCTCCCCATGAAGATTTCAACCAACCCAATCAAGAACAGCTCAGAGATGACCGAGCTCATCAGAGACCAGCCCCGCCCGCTCGAGGAATTATCAACATGATTTCTGGAGGTCCTACTGATGGTGATTCCAACCGAGCTAGGAAGACTAGTAGCAGAAAGTTAATGAATATGGAGATTGACAATCAGATTGTCCATACTGGCCCGACCCTCTCTTTTGGACCGGAAGATATGAAAGGGGTGGCTAGCAATCATAATGACGCACTAGTAATAAGAGCTATGATCGCAAATTATGATGTAGCCCGGATATTTGTGGATTCAGGCAGCTCTGTCAACGTTCTATTTCAGGAAGCAATAAGTCAAATGGATTTGGGGCAGTACAAGATAGAACCAGACGTAACATCACTCTTTGGTTTCACAGGTCATGCCATTCGACCTGTGGGGTTAGTGCATTTACCCTTAACTCTGGGTAAAAGCAGTATCCGCAAAACCAGGATTGTGAGTTTCATTATTGTTGACGCTCCGTCTGCCTACAATGCCATACTAGGCAGACCTGCCATGACCACTTTCATGGCCGTGGCATCAGCCCTgcatcagaaaataaaattccCGGTGGGAAATGAGGTTGGTGAGGTAGAAGGGGACCAAATCATAGCTCGCAAATGTTATGTAGAGGAGGTCAGAATAGAGCAAAAGGTTGTCAGGACTGATAATGTTGGCAGACCTGGACTTTCTATGATGGAGAAAGTCAACTTGATAGAGGACACATCTGTCACCACTGAAGAAGAAATTGAGGAAATCATGATATCACCTCCATCTGGGGTGGTGAAAATTGCTCACACCCTGGAAACACGGTTGAAGCAACCGCTACTGGAATGCTTGGAAAAAAATAAGGATGTTTTTGCATGGTTGGTTTCCGACCTGACAGGGGTACATCGGGAAGTGGCAGAGCACAAACTCAATATAATAAAGAGTTATCGCCCTATTATCCAAAAGAAACGGCACTTCGGTCCCGAAAAGGATGCGGTTATAAAGGAACAAGTGGACGAATTACTCAGAGCGGGACACATCGAGGAAATCTACTTCCCGACCTGGCTGTCCAATATAGTGCTGGTGCCAAAGTCCTCAGGAAAATGGCGCATGTGCGTGGATTTTCGGGATTTAAACAAGGCTTGTCCAAAGGACTGTTATCCGTTACCCAAAATTGATCAACTTGTCGATTCGACAGCAGGACACGAGCTGCTCTGCTTCTTGGACGCCTATCAAGGATATCATCAAATCCCATTAGCCAGAGAGGACAAGGATAAAGTAAGTTTTGTGACGTCAACAGGAACATATTGTTACGTAGTTATGCCATTTGGGCTCAAAAATGCTGGGGCTACATATCAAAGGCTGATGGATAAAGTATTCGAGCAACAAATTGGGAAGAATATCGAAGTCTATGTATATGATATTCTGGTCAAGACCCGAACTACGGACCAGTTTATTACCGACTTAACTCAAACCTTTCAGACCCTGAAGCGCTACAAGCTTAAGCTAAACCCTAACAAGTGTACTTTCGGAGTCCGAGCTGGAAAGTTTTTGGGTTATATGGTCACGCAAAGGGGAATAAAAACTAATCCTGAAAAAGTTCAAGCTATCATTTCTATGAGCTCCCCTAAGAATATACAGGAAGTACAGAGATTAACAGGAAGAATTACAGCACTGGCCCGGTTTATAAGCAGATCTGCAGATAAAAGCCTCCCTTTCTTTAAAGCATTAAGGAAAACGAAGAATTTTGAATGGAATGAAGAAAGTGAGAAAGCATTCCAAGACTTGAAGGCTTACTTAAAACAATTACCCGTATTGAATAAACCTACCCAAGGGGAAGAATTGTTCTTATATTTGGCAGTTACACCCCGAGCAGTCAGTTCGGTCCTTGTCAAAAAGGACGGAATGAATCATCAGCCCGTATATTTCGTCAGTCATGCCCTGAGGGGACCCGAGCTCAATTACCTGACTCAGGAAAAGCTTGCTCTAGCTTTGATCATCACAGCAAGAAAATTAAGGCCTTATTTTCTCTCACATCCTATCACTGTACTCACCAATAGTGCTTTGGGAAAGATCGCAGCTAACCCGGATGTATCGGGTAGACTGGTCAGATGGATCACAGAATTGAGTGAGTACGATATCAAATATGAAGCTCGAACAGCTATAAAAGCCCAAGCCCTAGCTGATTTCTTGGCAGAGACAATTCAGCTAGAACAAGAAGAACTATGGAAGATCTTTGTAGATGGGTCATCATGCAAGTCCGGGAGCGGAGCAGGAATTGTAATAATCTCACCTTGGGGTGAAGAGACTAAAATTTCAATCAGACTAGACTTCAGAGCCTCCAATAATGAAGCAGAATACGAGGCCTTGTTACTCGGACTAAAGGCAGCGCGGAATTTGGGGGTTTCCCGAGCTATCCTATATTTCGACTCCCAATTAGCTATTCAACAGAGCAATGGAAAGTTTGAAGTCAAGGACGATAAAATGAGGAAATATGCCAATGCATTGGACAAGGCCAAAGAAGGATTCACAGATCTGAAATTAGAGTTAATTCCCCGAACAGAGAACATCAAGGCCGACCACTTGGCCCGTTTAGCCAGCGTTTTGAGCGATCGACCGGATCCCATTGTCACGGGTCGGGAGCTCGTGTCCCAGCTGGAAACTTTGGATGACATGCTAGCCCAAGTACCAGAAGGGGATTGGAGGTATGATATACACAAATATCTAACTACAAAAGAACTGCCAAGTGATAATAAAAAAGCAAGGGAAGTAAAAAGAAGGGCCCTCCGCTTTgtcatgatcaatcaaattctgtTCAAACGATCCTTCTCTCAGCCTTTGTTAAAATGCTTGGGCCCGGATGAGGCCAATTATGTGTTGCGAGAAATTCATGAGGGATCTTGTGGCAGTCACCTGGGCAGTCTTGCCCTAGCTCGAAAAGCACTTCTGGCAGGATTCTTCTGGCCTACCATGCGAAAAGACTCATCAGCTCTGGTTAATTCATGTTATAATTGTCAGAGACATGCTAACTTACAGTGGAGACCTGCAGAATACATGAAGGCAGTAGTAGCTGCTTGTCCTTTTGATCAGTGGAAAATGGATATTGTAGGACCATTCCCTATTAGCACGGGGCAACGAAAGTTTTTATTGGTCGCGGTTGACTATTTCTCTAAATGGGTGGAGGCCGAGCCCCTAGCTAAAATTACAGAAAATGAAGTGCTCAATTTTCTGTAG
- the LOC140887473 gene encoding uncharacterized protein gives MQPLPILVNIFGGVVLFSLFFGYGIASSYKVCTNGGVPADSHTLRYELLSSKNASWEKENLAHLHLVPTDDSTWSNLIPRKMLREKDELSWDFLYRKIKNSNVVKGAGDGFLKEISLHDVRLEPKSIHGVAQQTNLEYLLMLDVDRLVWSFRKTAGLETPADPYGGWEAPDMELRGHFVGHYLSATAQMWASTYNSDLREKMSSVVSALSECQRKMNTGYLSAFPNEFFDRFEALKEVWAPYYTIHKILAGLLDQYILGGDDRALNMTTWMADYFYTRVQNVILKYTIERHWLSLNEETGGMNDVLYRLYSVTGDQKHLMLAHLFDKPCFLGLLALKADDISGFHSNTHIPVVIGSQMRYEITGEPLYKEIGTFFMDIVNSSHSYATGGTSVGEFWSDPKRLASTLETENEESCTTYNMLKVSRNLFKWTKEMAYADYYERALTNGVLGIQRGRDPGIMIYMLPLQPGGSKAQSYHGWGTKFNSFWCCYGTGIESFSKLGDSIYFEEEGKDMGLYIIQYISSSLDWKSGQILLSQRVEPVVSWDNRLQVSVTISPKNEAERTSSTLKLRIPSWTYLSGAKATLNGQDLSLPTPGNFMSVTKSWSPGDKITLDLPLSLRMEAIKDDRPEYASIKAFLYGPYLLAGLSSGDGDIKLEPDTSLSDWVTPVPIDYNSYTITLKKELGIQQFVVANTNQLIKMEYSPCPGTSSAVRATFRLILKNPESKTFRAATDAINDLVMLEPFDFPGMLVFHKGDSENLEVAFNSSTEYEKMSSVFRLVKGLDDQDGTVSLESENKKGCYIYSGIVYDSGSNVKLNCSGVSSDSGFQQATSFLLHDGISRYDPMSFVAKGAKRNFVLAPLLSLRDEQYTVYFNISM, from the exons ATGCAACCTTTACCTATATTAGTCAACATTTTTGGAGGTGTTGTTTTGTTTTCTCTGTTTTTTGGCTATGGTATTGCCTCGAGTTATAAGGTCTGTACTAATGGTGGTGTCCCGGCCGATTCACACACTCTTCGCTATGAATTGTTGTCTTCAAAAAATGCATCTTGGGAAAAAGAAAATCTTGCCCATTTGCATTTGGTTCCCACTGATGACTCTACTTGGTCCAATTTGATCCCAAGGAAGATGTTGAGGGAGAAGGATGAGCTGAGTTGGGATTTCCTGTAtagaaaaatcaagaattcgAATGTGGTGAAGGGGGCGGGGGATGGTTTTCTGAAGGAAATTTCCTTGCATGATGTGAGATTGGAGCCTAAATCGATTCATGGTGTGGCACAACAGACAAATTTGGAGTATTTGTTGATGTTGGATGTTGATAGGTTGGTGTGGAGTTTCCGAAAGACAGCTGGCTTGGAGACTCCAGCTGATCCATACGGTGGCTGGGAGGCCCCCGATATGGAGCTTCGGGGTCATTTTGTAG GGCATTACTTAAGCGCGACGGCACAAATGTGGGCTAGCACATATAATTCTGATCTCCGAGAAAAAATGTCCTCGGTGGTTTCTGCTCTATCAGAGTGCCAAAGGAAGATGAATACTGGTTATCTTTCAGCATTTCCAAATGAATTCTTTGACCGGTTCGAAGCTTTAAAAGAAGTGTGGGCTCCGTATTATACTATTCACAAG ATTTTGGCGGGCCTTTTGGATCAATATATTTTGGGTGGAGATGATCGAGCTTTGAACATGACAACTTGGATGGCTGACTATTTCTATACCCGTGTGCAAAATGTAATATTGAAGTATACCATCGAAAGACACTGGTTATCTCTCAATGAAGAAACAGGCGGCATGAATGACGTTCTTTATAGGTTATATAGTGTAACG GGTGATCAAAAGCATTTAATGCTGGCTCACCTATTTGACAAGCCATGCTTTCTGGGACTGCTAGCACTGAAG GCTGATGATATATCTGGCTTCCATTCCAACACACATATTCCAGTTGTCATTGGATCTCAAATGCGGTATGAAATTACGGGTGAACCACTTTATAAG GAAATTGGAACATTCTTCATGGATATTGTCAACTCATCTCACAGTTATGCGACAGGAGGGACATCAGTTGGCGAGTTCTG GTCAGATCCAAAACGACTGGCAAGCACTCTAGAAACAGAAAACGAAGAATCTTGTACAACGTATAACATGCTAAAG GTTTCCCGCAACCTCTTTAAATGGACCAAAGAAATGGCATATGCAGATTATTATGAAAGAGCGCTGACAAACGGCGTATTAGGCATTCAAAGAGGAAGGGATCCTGGAATAATGATATACATGCTCCCTTTACAACCCGGTGGCTCCAAGGCTCAAAGTTACCATGGATGGGGAACAAAGTTCAATTCTTTTTGGTGCTGTTATGGAACAG GAATTGAGTCATTCTCAAAATTAGGAGATTCAATATACTTTGAAGAGGAGGGAAAAGATATGGGGCTTTACATCATACAATATATATCAAGCTCTCTTGATTGGAAATCTGGCCAAATTCTTCTGAGTCAAAGAGTTGAACCAGTTGTTTCGTGGGATAACAGGCTTCAAGTTTCAGTGACAATTTCCCCAAAAAAT GAAGCGGAAAGAACATCATCAACCTTAAAGTTGAGAATACCGTCATGGACATATTTAAGTGGTGCAAAGGCAACTTTAAATGGCCAGGATTTGTCCTTGCCAACACCTG GCAATTTCATGTCTGTTACTAAATCTTGGAGCCCCGGGGATAAAATCACTCTGGATCTTCCTTTGAGTCTAAGAATGGAAGCGATAAAAG ACGACAGACCGGAATATGCTTCGATCAAGGCATTTCTCTATGGTCCCTACCTTCTTGCGGGTCTATCAAGTGGTGATGGGGACATTAAGCTCGAGCCAGACACTTCTCTTTCTGACTGGGTTACTCCAGTTCCTATTGATTATAATTCTTACACGATTACTCTCAAAAAAGAACTCGGGATACAGCAGTTTGTCGTAGCAAACACGAATCAGCTCATAAAGATGGAATATTCACCCTGTCCCGGTACCAGTTCTGCTGTCAGAGCTACATTTAGGCTCATTCTCAAAAATCCAGAATCCAAAACTTTTCGTGCAGCAACAGACGCCATCAATGATTTAGTAATGCTGGAACCTTTTGATTTTCCTGGTATGCTTGTGTTCCATAAGGGAGACAGCGAAAATCTTGAAGTAGCGTTTAATTCATCAACCGAATACGAGAAGATGTCTTCTGTCTTTCGTTTAGTCAAAGGATTGGATGACCAGGATGGGACGGTTTCGTTGGAGTCGGAAAACAAGAAAGGATGCTATATTTACAGTGGGATTGTGTATGATTCTGGTTCAAATGTCAAGCTTAACTGCAGTGGGGTTTCATCTGATTCTGGATTTCAACAGGCAACAAGCTTTCTGTTGCATGATGGAATCAGCAGATATGATCCTATGAGTTTCGTAGCGAAAGGGGCGAAACGGAACTTTGTTCTGGCTCCACTACTTAGCCTGAGAGACGAGCAGTACACAGTATATTTTAACATTTCTATGTAA